One segment of Clostridium ljungdahlii DSM 13528 DNA contains the following:
- a CDS encoding amino acid permease, with product MEEKELTRGLKARHIELIALGGTIGVGLFMGSASTIKWAGPSVLLAYGVAGIAMYIVMRIMGEMLYLEPLTGSFANYANKYICPWAGYMTAWCYWFMWIAVGMSEVTALGIYMHYWFPALPAWIPALIGVAILAAANLTSVKFYGEFEFWFSLIKIVTIIAMLIIGFGLIFFGFGNHGQAIGLANLTANGGFFAGGWKGWLFALCLVTASYQGVELIGITAGEAQDPKNTLRKATKNIIWRILIFYIGAIFVIVTIYPWNKISALGSPFVLTFAKIGISAAAGIVNFVVLTAAMSGCNSGIYSCGRMLYTLSKNGQAPKFLGKVTKDGVPANAIKVTLACLLACVALNYICPNSKLFVYIYSASVLPGMVPWIVLCISQIKFRKEHASEMAGHPFKSKLFPYANYIVVGYLFLVLIGMCFNSDTQMSLLVGAVFCVIVTIGYFAFGINKRGALKAEEFEDEKLESK from the coding sequence GTGGAAGAAAAAGAATTAACACGTGGTCTAAAAGCTCGTCATATTGAATTGATTGCTTTAGGTGGCACAATTGGCGTAGGCTTATTCATGGGATCAGCTAGTACGATTAAATGGGCCGGGCCATCGGTACTGTTGGCTTATGGAGTAGCCGGCATTGCTATGTATATAGTTATGAGAATTATGGGAGAAATGCTTTACCTTGAACCATTGACAGGTTCTTTTGCAAATTATGCAAATAAATATATATGTCCTTGGGCTGGATATATGACAGCATGGTGTTATTGGTTTATGTGGATAGCTGTTGGTATGTCGGAAGTTACTGCTTTAGGTATTTATATGCATTATTGGTTCCCAGCTTTACCAGCCTGGATTCCAGCTTTAATCGGTGTGGCTATTCTTGCTGCTGCTAATCTGACTTCAGTTAAGTTTTATGGTGAATTTGAGTTTTGGTTTTCCTTAATTAAGATTGTCACGATTATAGCTATGCTTATAATCGGATTTGGATTGATTTTCTTTGGTTTTGGTAACCACGGTCAAGCTATTGGTTTAGCAAATCTTACAGCAAATGGAGGCTTCTTTGCCGGCGGTTGGAAAGGTTGGTTATTTGCCTTATGCTTGGTAACAGCATCTTATCAGGGCGTAGAACTTATCGGCATTACAGCAGGAGAAGCGCAGGACCCAAAAAACACATTAAGAAAAGCAACGAAAAATATCATTTGGCGTATATTGATTTTTTATATCGGTGCTATATTTGTAATTGTAACTATTTATCCATGGAATAAAATCAGTGCTCTTGGCAGCCCATTCGTTTTAACTTTTGCTAAAATTGGGATTTCCGCTGCTGCTGGAATCGTCAATTTTGTAGTACTGACAGCCGCAATGTCTGGCTGCAACAGTGGAATTTATAGCTGTGGTCGTATGCTTTATACCTTGTCAAAAAACGGACAGGCTCCTAAATTTCTTGGTAAAGTAACCAAAGATGGTGTACCAGCCAATGCTATTAAAGTAACTTTAGCTTGTTTGCTTGCTTGTGTGGCTTTAAATTATATCTGTCCAAATTCTAAATTATTTGTTTATATCTATAGTGCCAGTGTTCTTCCGGGCATGGTTCCATGGATTGTTTTATGCATTAGTCAAATAAAATTTCGAAAAGAACATGCATCCGAAATGGCAGGGCATCCTTTTAAATCAAAGCTTTTCCCATACGCCAACTATATTGTAGTAGGGTATCTTTTCTTAGTTCTAATTGGCATGTGCTTTAACTCTGATACTCAGATGTCTTTACTTGTTGGTGCGGTGTTCTGTGTCATCGTTACTATCGGCTATTTTGCTTTTGGCATTAACAAGCGGGGTGCTCTGAAAGCAGAAGAATTTGAAGATGAAAAATTAGAAAGTAAATAA
- the cooS gene encoding anaerobic carbon-monoxide dehydrogenase catalytic subunit yields the protein MSQTTLEKNETIRERTEGRVSYHDSVEEMLKRIREDGMSNVFDRWSSQEKIRCKFCLEGLSCQLCSQGPCRINLKGEQKKGVCGIGPDAMAMRNMLLKNIMGAGTYSHHAYEAFRTLRETGEGKTPFTIKDLDKLKWMCQKVGIDTSGDTNKMAVDLANFLEAEMGKDVEEPSVMVDVFSPRKRKKVWKDLGIYPSGVVHEEQNAVASCLTNVDGDYVSLAKKALRLGLSTIYTAQIGLEMVQDILFGTPTPHEVNVDLGIMDPEYINIVFNGHQPWAGVATIQKAKMQQIQERAKAVGAKGLRIVGSIETGQELLQRFEVDDVFVGLMGDWLSIEPLLATGTVDVLAMEENCSPPAIDHYAEKYQVTLVGVSTIIGIPGLNHMIPYNPEKVGEMADKLIDLAIENFKKRKDNITPKVPKITQKAIAGFSTEAVLKALGNKLDPLVDVIKAGKIKGIVALANCSTLRNGPQDWNTVNLVKELIKKDILVVAGGCGNHALEVAGLCNLDAINMAGQGLEEVCNMLKIPPVLSFGTCTDTGRISMLVTELANHLDVDIPDLPIAVTAPEWMEQKATIDGLFAVAYGAYTHLSPTPFLTGAEQLVKLLTEDVENLTGGKVALGDNPKEAADNIEAHILSKREGLGL from the coding sequence ATGAGTCAAACTACACTAGAAAAAAATGAAACTATACGAGAAAGAACAGAAGGGCGAGTTAGCTATCACGATTCTGTAGAGGAAATGCTTAAAAGAATCAGAGAAGATGGTATGTCAAATGTATTTGACAGATGGTCCTCTCAAGAAAAAATTAGATGTAAGTTTTGCCTAGAAGGATTGAGCTGTCAATTGTGTTCTCAAGGCCCCTGCAGAATTAATCTTAAAGGAGAACAGAAAAAAGGTGTTTGTGGAATTGGCCCAGATGCTATGGCAATGCGAAATATGTTACTTAAAAACATAATGGGAGCTGGTACATATAGCCATCATGCATATGAAGCCTTTAGAACATTAAGAGAAACTGGGGAAGGCAAGACTCCATTTACAATTAAAGACTTGGATAAACTCAAATGGATGTGCCAGAAAGTTGGAATTGATACAAGTGGAGATACTAATAAAATGGCAGTGGATCTGGCAAACTTTTTGGAAGCTGAAATGGGTAAAGATGTAGAGGAACCCAGTGTTATGGTAGATGTGTTTTCACCAAGGAAGAGAAAAAAAGTTTGGAAAGATCTTGGAATTTATCCTTCAGGAGTAGTTCACGAAGAGCAAAATGCAGTAGCAAGTTGCTTAACAAATGTTGATGGAGATTATGTATCATTAGCTAAAAAAGCGCTGCGGTTAGGCCTATCAACTATTTATACAGCACAAATAGGACTTGAAATGGTACAGGATATACTTTTTGGCACGCCTACACCCCATGAGGTAAATGTGGACTTAGGAATTATGGATCCAGAGTATATAAATATTGTATTTAATGGACATCAACCTTGGGCTGGTGTTGCTACCATTCAAAAGGCAAAGATGCAGCAGATACAGGAAAGAGCAAAGGCAGTTGGTGCAAAAGGGCTTAGAATAGTTGGGTCAATTGAAACAGGGCAGGAGCTATTACAAAGATTTGAAGTAGATGATGTATTTGTAGGTTTAATGGGAGATTGGCTATCTATAGAACCACTTCTTGCTACAGGTACAGTTGATGTTCTTGCAATGGAAGAAAACTGTTCTCCACCTGCAATAGATCATTATGCTGAAAAGTATCAGGTAACTTTAGTAGGGGTAAGTACTATTATAGGTATTCCGGGATTAAATCATATGATTCCATATAATCCTGAAAAAGTGGGTGAAATGGCTGACAAATTGATTGATTTGGCCATTGAAAATTTTAAAAAGAGAAAGGATAACATTACACCAAAGGTTCCTAAAATAACACAGAAAGCAATAGCAGGTTTTTCTACTGAAGCAGTTTTAAAAGCTTTAGGAAATAAGCTTGATCCACTTGTTGATGTTATTAAGGCAGGAAAGATTAAAGGAATTGTGGCTTTGGCAAATTGTTCAACTCTAAGAAATGGTCCTCAAGATTGGAATACAGTTAATCTGGTAAAGGAATTGATTAAAAAGGATATTTTAGTTGTGGCTGGTGGGTGCGGCAATCATGCTCTTGAAGTAGCAGGGCTGTGCAACCTAGATGCAATAAACATGGCTGGCCAAGGATTAGAAGAAGTATGCAATATGCTAAAGATTCCTCCAGTTCTAAGCTTTGGAACTTGTACAGATACGGGAAGAATATCCATGCTTGTTACAGAACTTGCTAATCACCTTGATGTAGATATACCAGATCTTCCTATTGCAGTAACGGCCCCCGAGTGGATGGAACAAAAAGCTACTATAGATGGTTTATTTGCAGTAGCCTATGGGGCATATACACATTTATCTCCGACCCCATTTCTAACAGGTGCAGAACAGCTTGTAAAGCTTCTTACTGAGGATGTAGAGAATTTAACAGGAGGTAAAGTTGCATTAGGAGACAATCCCAAAGAGGCAGCTGATAATATTGAAGCACATATATTAAGTAAAAGAGAGGGTTTGGGGTTATAA
- a CDS encoding EutP/PduV family microcompartment system protein, which translates to MKKLILFGRSECGKTTLTQTLRGQEISYHKTQYINNFDVIIDTPGEYAENRSLASALAIYSYEADVVGLLLSAIEPYSIYPPNIRPLVNREVIGIVTQIDRPNANPDRAEEWLKLAGCKTIFRISSYTKKGVWKILDYLREDGDVLPWDNEDDFIAQFTAQ; encoded by the coding sequence ATGAAAAAATTAATTTTGTTTGGCAGAAGCGAATGCGGAAAAACTACTTTAACCCAAACTTTAAGAGGGCAAGAAATCTCTTACCACAAAACCCAATATATTAATAATTTTGATGTAATTATTGACACCCCAGGGGAATATGCAGAAAATAGATCGTTAGCAAGTGCTCTTGCTATATATTCTTATGAAGCAGATGTAGTAGGTCTGTTGCTTAGTGCTATAGAACCTTATTCCATATATCCCCCTAATATTAGACCTCTTGTAAACCGTGAAGTTATAGGTATAGTAACGCAAATAGACCGACCTAATGCTAATCCAGATCGAGCAGAGGAATGGTTAAAACTTGCTGGATGTAAAACAATTTTCCGCATAAGTTCTTATACAAAAAAAGGAGTATGGAAAATTTTAGATTATCTTCGGGAAGATGGAGACGTTTTACCCTGGGATAATGAGGATGATTTTATAGCTCAATTTACAGCTCAATAA
- a CDS encoding BMC domain-containing protein: MDLQNMIEHEGKMRIIQETVPGKQITLAHIIAGPDNIIYKKLGLNPNIDYGKAAIGIMTMTPSETAIIAADIATKTGNLDLGFVDRFSGTLIITGGISEVESAVKSIIDYCKEFLGFTTCEMTRT, translated from the coding sequence ATGGATTTACAAAATATGATAGAGCATGAAGGTAAAATGAGAATTATACAAGAAACTGTTCCAGGTAAACAAATTACTCTTGCACATATAATTGCTGGTCCTGACAATATTATATATAAAAAGTTGGGGCTAAATCCTAATATTGATTATGGAAAAGCCGCTATTGGAATCATGACTATGACTCCTAGTGAAACTGCAATTATTGCGGCAGATATAGCTACTAAAACTGGCAACCTAGATTTAGGATTTGTAGACAGATTTAGTGGCACCTTAATTATAACAGGCGGAATTTCTGAAGTTGAGTCTGCTGTAAAATCAATTATTGACTATTGTAAGGAATTTCTTGGCTTTACAACATGTGAAATGACAAGAACGTAG
- a CDS encoding XdhC family protein, which yields MFEDIYKQLVNEVDKGHQCVTLTYIDLLSTEEGSIIKKVILTKEDIEKKSFPVDDNIYEKICSSLESGKLEMVEIGENKNVLIEPFVPKPRLVVFGGGHIAKPVTEFASRVGFSVTVIDDRPFFANKPRFPEAEKVICESFEKSFDLINLEKSDYIVIVTRGHRYDGVVLRKVLKYDLSYVGMIGSRRRVTAMKKELLEEGFPKEKLELVNAPIGIDINAITPDEIAISIIAQLINFKNKETMSKFGKNFAIPEFDKEVLKNASEKSPKPKACITILSSKGSVPRKAGAKMITYPDGMSIGTIGGGCSESSVLQKAREMMRKTAGERSSFIEHVDMTGDVAESEGMVCGGTMEVLIEVI from the coding sequence ATGTTTGAAGACATATATAAACAATTAGTAAATGAAGTAGACAAGGGACATCAATGTGTAACATTAACTTATATTGATTTACTTAGTACAGAAGAAGGTTCTATTATAAAGAAAGTTATTCTAACTAAAGAAGATATAGAAAAAAAATCCTTTCCAGTTGATGATAATATTTATGAAAAAATATGCAGTTCTTTAGAAAGTGGCAAACTTGAAATGGTTGAGATAGGGGAAAATAAGAATGTTTTAATTGAACCATTTGTTCCCAAACCACGTCTAGTTGTTTTTGGTGGTGGACACATAGCAAAGCCCGTGACAGAATTTGCATCAAGAGTGGGATTTTCTGTTACAGTTATAGATGATAGGCCTTTCTTTGCAAATAAACCAAGATTTCCTGAAGCAGAAAAAGTCATTTGTGAAAGCTTCGAGAAATCCTTCGATTTAATTAATTTGGAAAAATCTGATTATATAGTTATTGTAACAAGAGGTCATAGATATGATGGAGTTGTTTTACGTAAAGTCTTAAAGTATGATCTTAGTTACGTTGGAATGATAGGCTCAAGGCGTAGAGTAACTGCTATGAAAAAGGAGCTATTGGAAGAGGGATTCCCTAAAGAAAAGTTGGAATTAGTTAATGCTCCAATTGGCATAGATATAAACGCTATTACTCCAGATGAAATAGCTATTTCTATAATAGCACAGCTTATAAATTTTAAAAATAAAGAAACTATGAGCAAATTTGGTAAAAATTTTGCTATTCCTGAATTTGACAAAGAAGTACTAAAAAATGCATCTGAAAAATCACCAAAACCTAAAGCATGTATAACTATACTCTCCTCTAAAGGATCAGTTCCTAGAAAAGCAGGAGCCAAAATGATCACTTATCCTGATGGTATGAGCATTGGAACTATAGGTGGAGGATGCAGTGAATCCTCTGTGCTGCAAAAGGCAAGAGAAATGATGAGGAAAACTGCAGGAGAAAGGAGTTCTTTCATAGAGCATGTAGATATGACCGGAGATGTTGCTGAATCTGAAGGAATGGTTTGTGGGGGAACTATGGAGGTATTAATAGAGGTAATTTAG
- a CDS encoding molybdopterin-binding protein, with protein sequence MKKIKTKEAVGHVLCHDITQIIKGVKKGVAFKKGHIVTEEDIPVLLSIGKENLYIWEKREGMLHENEAAKILYNICKNDYMCPSEIKEGKIELIAEEDGVLKVDIERLCKVNSLGEMMIATRHNNFPVKKGDKLAGTRIIPLVIEQEKMDKAVEVAGDKPLIKIMPFKNKKVGIVTTGSEVFYGRIKDTFGPVIREKLAEYDTEVLGQKILNDNPNEITQAIKDFINEGAELIICTGGMSVDPDDTTPSAIKDTGAKIVSYGAPVLPGAMFLLAYYKNTIPILGLPGCVMYAKRTIFDLVLPRVMADDKITLEDLASLGHGGLCLSCDVCSFPNCGFGK encoded by the coding sequence ATGAAAAAGATTAAAACTAAAGAAGCTGTAGGTCATGTACTTTGTCATGATATTACACAAATTATTAAAGGAGTAAAAAAGGGTGTTGCATTTAAAAAGGGACATATTGTTACTGAAGAAGATATTCCTGTTCTATTATCAATAGGAAAAGAGAACCTCTATATATGGGAAAAACGAGAAGGCATGCTTCACGAAAATGAAGCAGCAAAAATTCTTTATAATATTTGTAAAAATGACTATATGTGTCCTTCTGAAATTAAGGAAGGAAAAATTGAGTTAATTGCTGAAGAAGATGGTGTACTTAAAGTTGACATTGAAAGGCTTTGTAAAGTCAATTCACTTGGAGAAATGATGATTGCTACCCGTCATAATAATTTTCCTGTGAAAAAAGGGGATAAATTAGCGGGTACACGTATTATCCCTCTTGTAATTGAACAAGAGAAAATGGATAAGGCTGTTGAAGTTGCAGGGGATAAGCCACTTATAAAAATTATGCCATTTAAAAATAAAAAAGTAGGTATTGTAACTACAGGCAGTGAAGTCTTTTATGGAAGAATAAAGGATACCTTTGGCCCAGTTATCAGAGAAAAACTTGCGGAATATGATACGGAGGTTTTAGGACAAAAGATTTTAAATGATAACCCAAATGAAATTACTCAAGCTATCAAGGACTTTATTAATGAGGGAGCAGAATTAATAATATGCACAGGTGGAATGAGTGTTGATCCTGATGATACAACACCAAGTGCAATAAAAGATACAGGTGCAAAAATTGTTTCTTATGGTGCTCCTGTGCTTCCTGGTGCAATGTTCTTGCTAGCATATTATAAAAACACAATTCCAATTTTAGGATTGCCAGGTTGTGTAATGTATGCTAAACGTACCATTTTTGATCTAGTTCTTCCAAGAGTTATGGCAGATGATAAGATAACTCTAGAAGACCTTGCAAGCCTCGGACATGGTGGCTTATGCCTTTCATGTGATGTTTGTTCATTCCCTAATTGTGGATTTGGAAAATAG
- a CDS encoding sensor domain-containing diguanylate cyclase has translation MKQYQLKYENFEKMQHFIYGNNINNSDNILIQIFTAVVEMKFIKDLTDKITSMLPRAEIIGATTAGEIYEGNVLSKTTIISFSIFEKVRIKAKLLSDKNEYKIGVNIVKELSEDDTKVIILFCDGLITNGYEIIKGIESANNKLIVCGGKAGDNGYLKKTFVFTKEGITENGVAAASLTGKSLNVTTERSFSWSPIGKLMTITKALNNRIFTIDNIKAIDVYRKYLGDEVAKDLPMSATEFPLIIKRNGTYVARVAFGCHNDGSLSFLGDVKVNDKVQFGYGNVNMITSQALEMTHRLKNKNIEAIFIYSCSVRRNFMQNKIGIETSAVNSIAPTFGFFTYGEFFTFNRSNELLNTTMTILGISEGNQTFYKNEPTPNSENENSSKSFFEGKDVGVIKVFTNLVNQVTKELQEANNVLEKQKYKVEQMNNATKAIMEINSHMLSSCEIDSLFEMILCKALDVIPSGTMGSILFMKDDELVYKATKGYFPDKIKEIGYKLKNLYQYKVHDMNIKELRNPIVISNLEKNLFNEKDKYNSWKKLFIKDPYQLLTCGICIDGCVKGFIDIFNTDEKESFNEDDKKLLKYLSYDIAIAFKNAQLLENILYMSRYDSLTKVYNRSYFNKLLDETLNKARLSGSIFVICIIDLNNLKVINDTYGHIVGDEVLVKFANILKKEICEEDIFARIGGDEFAVVFVNKDKNSVINIISRVSKIFKDYPFNLNGDKKEISFAYGLSQFKDDSDDVNELLKIADKRMYEKKKKMKDRRKI, from the coding sequence GTGAAACAATATCAATTAAAATATGAGAATTTTGAAAAAATGCAGCATTTTATTTACGGCAATAATATCAATAATAGTGATAATATTTTGATTCAGATTTTTACAGCAGTAGTAGAAATGAAATTTATTAAGGACCTCACAGATAAAATAACATCCATGTTGCCTAGAGCAGAAATTATAGGTGCAACAACTGCTGGAGAAATATATGAAGGAAACGTGCTTAGTAAAACTACAATAATATCGTTTTCTATTTTTGAAAAAGTAAGAATTAAAGCAAAGCTTTTAAGTGATAAGAATGAGTATAAGATAGGAGTAAATATTGTTAAAGAATTAAGTGAAGATGATACAAAAGTCATTATATTATTTTGTGACGGATTGATCACAAATGGGTATGAGATTATTAAAGGTATAGAATCAGCAAATAATAAGCTTATTGTTTGTGGTGGCAAAGCTGGTGACAATGGATATTTAAAGAAAACCTTTGTATTTACAAAGGAAGGCATTACAGAAAATGGTGTGGCTGCAGCTTCACTTACTGGAAAAAGTTTAAATGTTACAACAGAACGTAGTTTTTCGTGGTCACCTATTGGAAAATTAATGACTATTACTAAAGCATTAAATAATAGAATTTTTACAATAGATAATATTAAGGCAATTGATGTTTACAGAAAATATCTTGGAGATGAAGTGGCCAAAGATTTGCCTATGTCTGCAACTGAATTTCCATTAATAATTAAGAGAAATGGTACCTACGTAGCAAGAGTGGCTTTTGGATGCCATAATGATGGATCTTTGAGTTTTCTTGGAGATGTTAAAGTTAATGATAAGGTTCAGTTTGGTTATGGAAATGTAAATATGATAACATCTCAAGCCTTAGAAATGACGCATAGGTTAAAAAATAAAAATATTGAAGCAATTTTTATTTATTCTTGCTCAGTGAGAAGAAATTTTATGCAAAATAAAATTGGCATTGAAACATCTGCTGTAAATAGTATTGCCCCAACTTTTGGATTTTTTACTTATGGTGAATTTTTTACTTTTAACCGTTCAAATGAACTTTTAAATACAACAATGACAATACTGGGAATATCTGAAGGCAACCAAACTTTTTATAAAAATGAACCTACGCCTAATAGTGAAAATGAAAACTCTTCAAAAAGCTTTTTTGAGGGAAAAGACGTTGGTGTAATTAAAGTGTTTACTAATCTTGTAAATCAAGTCACAAAGGAATTACAGGAGGCTAATAATGTGTTAGAAAAACAAAAATATAAAGTGGAGCAGATGAATAATGCTACAAAAGCTATTATGGAAATAAACAGCCACATGTTGTCTTCCTGTGAAATTGATAGTTTATTTGAAATGATACTTTGTAAGGCATTAGACGTAATTCCAAGTGGCACTATGGGAAGCATTTTATTTATGAAAGATGATGAATTAGTTTATAAGGCTACGAAAGGATATTTTCCTGATAAAATAAAAGAAATAGGATATAAATTGAAGAATTTGTACCAATATAAAGTTCACGATATGAATATTAAAGAATTACGTAATCCTATAGTAATAAGTAACCTAGAAAAAAATCTGTTTAATGAAAAAGATAAATATAACTCATGGAAAAAATTATTTATAAAAGATCCTTATCAGCTTTTAACTTGTGGTATATGTATTGATGGATGTGTTAAGGGATTTATTGATATATTTAATACAGATGAGAAAGAAAGTTTCAATGAGGATGATAAAAAGCTGCTGAAGTATTTGTCCTATGATATTGCCATAGCTTTTAAAAATGCTCAATTGTTAGAAAATATTTTATATATGTCTAGATACGATAGCTTAACTAAAGTGTATAACAGGAGCTATTTTAATAAGTTGTTGGATGAAACTTTGAATAAAGCAAGACTTTCAGGCAGTATTTTTGTTATATGTATAATAGACCTAAATAATCTTAAAGTTATTAATGATACCTATGGTCACATTGTAGGTGATGAAGTTCTGGTGAAATTTGCAAATATATTAAAAAAAGAAATTTGCGAAGAGGATATTTTTGCGAGAATTGGCGGAGATGAGTTCGCAGTAGTATTTGTAAATAAGGATAAGAATAGCGTT